The stretch of DNA TCTGCGGGGTTTTCTTTCTTTTGCTTCGTTAACCTTTAGATTCCTGCCACCAAAATTGACACCGTTTAGAGATTCAATGGCTTTCTGAGCGGATTCAGAATCCATCTCAACGAAACCAAAACCTCTCGACCTGCCAGTCTCCCTGTCAGTAATGATTTTGCTTGAACTAACCTCTCCATACTCGCTGAAAAGCTCTTTGAGCTCTTCCTCTGTCGTAGCATACGGCAGGTTCCCAACATAAAGCGTCTTAACCATAAAAACACACCTCAACAAAAAATCTATTGCTAAACACCTTATGGCATTTAGCTCTTCATTAACCTTATGGTGAAAGCCAATGAAGTTAGAGCACTATAGCAGATTAAATACCACCTGTCAATATGTTTACAACGATTTTTATTTGCGTATAATGTGGCTAATAAATTTGGAGGTATGCTTTATGGATAAAAAGATGTTGACTTTGGGTCATAGCCCGGATCCTGATGATGCGTTTATGTTTTACGGTTTGAATATAGAAAACGGCGTAGACACGAACGGTTTTGAGTTTGAACAGATTTTAAAAGATATAGAAACATTAAACAGAATGGCAATGGATGAGAAGCTTGATATAACCGCCATTTCTCTTGCAGCCTATCCTGCTTTGGCTGATAAGTATGCTATCCTTTCAAGCGGCGCAAGTATGGGTTCAAATTATGGTCCCCTTGTTGTGGCAAAAAAACCATTTTCGCTTGATGAGCTAAAAAGTAAGCTTATTGCAATACCGGGTAGATTTACAAGCGCCTACCTTGAATTGAGATTGCTGCTTGGTAAGGATATTGCAACTAAAGAGATTGAGTTTGATAAAATTTTTGATGCTGTAGAAAATGGAGAGGTTGATGCAGGTTTGATTATTCATGAAGGGCAATTGACATATTCAAATTACGATATGTTTAAGATTATCGATCTTGGAGAGTGGTGGCATCAAAAAACAGGCGGTTTACCTCTGCCGCTTGGTGTTAATGCGATACATAGAAGACTGGGCGAGGAGATGAAAAAGATATCCGAAATTTTAAAAAACAGCATTCTCTTTTCTTTAAGCCATAGAGAAGAAGCGGTTGAGTATGCTTTGAATTTTGCAAGGGGAATAGATAAGACCCTTGCCGATAAGTTTGTTGGTATGTATGTAAATGAATTAACCGTTGATATGGGGCAAAAGGGGCTTGAGGCTTGTAGGTTGCTTTTAAAAGAGGCTTATGATAAAGGTTTAATCGATCGCTTACCAGAAATTGACCTTGTATGATGTAGCGATAGTAGGAGGAGGCGCAAGTGGCCTCTTCTGTGCTCTAAACCTCAAAAAAGGATTAAATGTTGTAGTATTTGATAAAAAAAGCGGTGCTAAAAAGCTTGCCCTGACAGGAAAGAATCGCTGCAACATAACATCTACACGTGAGCTTGAAGATTTCTTGCTATCTTACAGAAACGGTAAATTTTTAAGGGACGCCTTTGGTGTTTTTTTCAAAGAACAGTTGATAGAATGGCTTAAAAAGCACGGTATATCTGTTGAGATTGAAAAAGAAAAGGTCAGGCTTGGTAATATCAGCTCAGAAGAATTTGCCAAGCTTTTACTTAAGCTCACAAAGAAACAGTGCTGTTTCCATCCATTCGAGCCTGTTGTCGATATTGAAAAAAGAGATGATTTCTATATTTTAAAGACTACGAAAGGTATCTATAGATCAAAAAGTGTGGTTATTGCAACAGGTGGTGCATCGTATCCTTCTACAGGCTCAGATGGGAATGGTTTTAAGCTTGCACAAAAGCTTTCTCATAGAATTGAAGAATTGGAGGCTGCTGAGGTTGCCTTTTGTGCTGAAGGGGTGAGAAGATTTCAGGGTTTGTCGTTTGATAATATTTTGGCTGTTTTAAAAATCGGCTCAAAAACCATAAAAAGAAGAGGTGATTTAATATTTACGCATTTTGGTGTTAGTGGTCCGGTGATATTTGAGCTATCAGCTGAAAGTTTCAGAAACGGCATATTGGTCTTGAATTTTATCGATATGCAGAGAGATGATTTTGTCAGAAAACTTAGAAGCTTTAGGGGAAAACTAAAAAATTTTTTGGCTGAGTTTACACCAAAAAGATTTGCATCTTATGCGCCTTCTGGCAATAAGCTTTGTAGGGAGCTTGGCAAAAGCGAGTTAAACAAAGTCTGGAATTATGTTTCAGCCTTTGAGCTAAACATAAAGAAATGCCCAATAGAGATGGCTTTTGTAACAAGGGGTGGCGTGAGTGTTAAAGAAATTAACCCTAAAACATTTGAGTCAAAACTGCATAAAAACCTCTTTTTTTGCGGAGAGGTGGTTGATATAGATGGTCCTATCGGTGGATTTAATCTGCAGTATGCTTTCTCAAGCGGTTATCTTGTTGCAAAAACTTTAAACGAGAGGTTATAGAGGTTTTCTGTGCTCTATAAGAAACATATTAAGCCCAATGATAAACATCAAGGCCATGTTAGTAGCTGCATCAACGAAGTTGTTTTCAAAAAAACCCATAACAAGAAAAGCAATATATCCAGCCGAAAAACTCATAAGTATCTCTCTCAAGGGATGGTTTTTAGCATTTGAAATATTGATCCATAAAAGATAAATCCAGAAAAACAAAAAGAATAGCAAGCCTACAATGCCTGTTTCATCAAGGTAGCGAAGATAGATATTATGAGAAATACCACTAACGTAATATTGTTTGATGCTTTCGAAAGGTTTTTTTTGGCCTGTTATCCTGTAATATGCTTCGGGAAAATTTTTCTTAATGTATATCCTTGTTTGTTTGCCTTTACCAAAAAGCTTTTCTTTGAGATTGTAATTTTTAAAAGTGATTAAATAGCTTTCCCATAACATAAATCTTACTTGGGCATCAATGTTTTTTTTAATATTAAATCCTGAAACCAAGTTATTTTTTAATGAAGGCAGGGAAAACACTAAAATTGTAGTTAATATTGCTATTACAAGAGATGATATAAATATCTTCCTGTTTTTTATGTTTGCAATGACAAGAAATATTATTCCACTACCAAGACCTAAATATGCCGAGCGCTTCATCGTAAAAATTAATGCAAGTATTGTTAATATGGATGGAATAATGAAGATATATTTTTTGTTTATCGACAAACCCAAAAAAAGAAAAATAAAAGGTAATAATATAGCAGCTGTGATTAGGGAATTTGAATAAAATCCCCATGATTGATAAGGATTGAGATAAAAGGTTAAGTTGCTTAGGTTAAGGTGTTTTATGTTTTGGTGAGAGAACGCTTCAAATATGATTATAAAACTGATTGCAGAAAAAGATATTGCAAGTAGATATAAGATATTTTTAAAGATTCTTTTTTCTTTTATTGCTTTGTATGAGGTAAAATACGGCAATACATGGTGGTTTATGCAACTCCACGATAGAAAACTCAAGCTAAATTGAGACAACATTGTTAAAATAGGAGCGGTAAATATAAGTATTATAGGTTTTAAAGAAGGGAAGTTTTTAAAGTCCTTGCTTATTAAGATTAATAATAATCCTATTGCACCAACACCCACACCAATACTATCTCCTGCAATAGAGATAGGAATTGTTAGTGCCA from Hippea jasoniae encodes:
- a CDS encoding O-antigen ligase family protein, coding for MEKINKAGIFLVVLSTYILALTIPISIAGDSIGVGVGAIGLLLILISKDFKNFPSLKPIILIFTAPILTMLSQFSLSFLSWSCINHHVLPYFTSYKAIKEKRIFKNILYLLAISFSAISFIIIFEAFSHQNIKHLNLSNLTFYLNPYQSWGFYSNSLITAAILLPFIFLFLGLSINKKYIFIIPSILTILALIFTMKRSAYLGLGSGIIFLVIANIKNRKIFISSLVIAILTTILVFSLPSLKNNLVSGFNIKKNIDAQVRFMLWESYLITFKNYNLKEKLFGKGKQTRIYIKKNFPEAYYRITGQKKPFESIKQYYVSGISHNIYLRYLDETGIVGLLFFLFFWIYLLWINISNAKNHPLREILMSFSAGYIAFLVMGFFENNFVDAATNMALMFIIGLNMFLIEHRKPL
- a CDS encoding BaiN/RdsA family NAD(P)/FAD-dependent oxidoreductase, with product MYDVAIVGGGASGLFCALNLKKGLNVVVFDKKSGAKKLALTGKNRCNITSTRELEDFLLSYRNGKFLRDAFGVFFKEQLIEWLKKHGISVEIEKEKVRLGNISSEEFAKLLLKLTKKQCCFHPFEPVVDIEKRDDFYILKTTKGIYRSKSVVIATGGASYPSTGSDGNGFKLAQKLSHRIEELEAAEVAFCAEGVRRFQGLSFDNILAVLKIGSKTIKRRGDLIFTHFGVSGPVIFELSAESFRNGILVLNFIDMQRDDFVRKLRSFRGKLKNFLAEFTPKRFASYAPSGNKLCRELGKSELNKVWNYVSAFELNIKKCPIEMAFVTRGGVSVKEINPKTFESKLHKNLFFCGEVVDIDGPIGGFNLQYAFSSGYLVAKTLNERL
- a CDS encoding MqnA/MqnD/SBP family protein — its product is MDKKMLTLGHSPDPDDAFMFYGLNIENGVDTNGFEFEQILKDIETLNRMAMDEKLDITAISLAAYPALADKYAILSSGASMGSNYGPLVVAKKPFSLDELKSKLIAIPGRFTSAYLELRLLLGKDIATKEIEFDKIFDAVENGEVDAGLIIHEGQLTYSNYDMFKIIDLGEWWHQKTGGLPLPLGVNAIHRRLGEEMKKISEILKNSILFSLSHREEAVEYALNFARGIDKTLADKFVGMYVNELTVDMGQKGLEACRLLLKEAYDKGLIDRLPEIDLV
- a CDS encoding RNA recognition motif domain-containing protein; this translates as MVKTLYVGNLPYATTEEELKELFSEYGEVSSSKIITDRETGRSRGFGFVEMDSESAQKAIESLNGVNFGGRNLKVNEAKERKPRRF